In Ailuropoda melanoleuca isolate Jingjing chromosome 4, ASM200744v2, whole genome shotgun sequence, the following proteins share a genomic window:
- the LOC100471390 gene encoding small nuclear ribonucleoprotein F: protein MSLLLNPKPFLNGLTGKPLTVEPKWGMEYKGYLVSVDGYMNMQLANIEEYIDGALCGHLAEVLIRHNNALYIRGVKEEEEDGEMRE, encoded by the coding sequence ATGAGTTTGCTGCTCAATCCCAAACCTTTCCTGAATGGATTAACAGGAAAACCATTAACGGTGGAACCTAAGTGGGGAATGGAGTACAAAGGCTACTTGGTATCTGTAGATGGCTATATGAACATGCAGCTTGCAAACATAGAAGAATACATAGATGGAGCATTGTGTGGACATTTGGCTGAAGTTTTAATAAGGCATAATAATGCCCTTTATATCAGGGGTgttaaagaagaggaagaagatggggAAATGAGAGAATAG